The segment ATTAAATATTGTAAACGCCGTGCTGGTTTCGGGTTTGGTTTTAATGGCCTTGCCTGCTATTCCTTTCTTTTCATCCCTGAATGATTATCTTCCAAAATACGTTGCTTTTCATACACGGATCGAAGGGTTTCCCAAAAGTATTTATTTAATAGACGGATTTATTACGCTTTTTTTCCTTTTCGGGTTGAGAATTTCAAAAAGATTATTTTCGGAAGTGGTCAAAAAGAAAAGTATAGCAAGGATTAGTAAAAGGACGATTATTCTCGGTGCGGGTAATACCGGTGAAATGATATTACGGGATATGGCAAGACAGAGTTTTCTTGAATATGAGCCGGTGGGGTTTGTTGATGATGATAAAAACAAACTTACTATGTATGTGCGGGGAATAAAGGTGCTTGGTACAACAAGCCGGCTCAGGGATATTATTTTAAAATACAAGATCGAGGCTGTTATTATTGCTATTCCGTCATTGAATTATCATGTATTAAAAGAGGTATACAACACTGCAAAAAATACCAAAGTAAACACCGTAAAGATTGTCCCGAGGATTTACGATCACCATAAACCAGAGATAAACATAAAGGGCCTCGAAGATATCAGTATCGAAGATCTCCTGGGCAGGCAATCAGTACATGTGGATTATAAAGGAATAAAGGATTTCTTACGCAACAAGACAATTCTTATCACCGGGGCAGGCGGTTCTATTGGATCTGAGATAACGAGGCAGGTATGCTCGTTTCAACCCAATAAGGTTATCCTTTTTGATATAGATGAGACGGAACTGCATACCATGAAACTCAAGCTGGAAAAGATGTTTCCGGATTTTTGCCATAATCAATCAGAATGTTCCGATAGAGAAGGCAAAGGAAATGGGAATGAGAGGCAAGATACACTAATTTTTATAACAGGGGATATCAGGGATAAAGATGTTGTCGAAGAGGTGTTCAGGACATATAAGCCTCAGATTGTATTTCATGCCGCAGCTTATAAACATGTGCCTATGATGGAGGATAATCCAAAAGAGGCTGTGAAGGTGAATATGTTTGGGACTTACAGGATTGCAGAAACTGCAGTACGGCATCGGGCAGAGAAATTTATTCTTATTTCTACCGACAAGGCAGTAAGACCGACCAGTATTATGGGTGCTACAAAAAGGATTGCTGAATATATTTGTAAGGCCTTTAATATGAACGGAGAACAGAATGGAAAGAACAACAAAAATACAGAGTTCATATCGGTCAGATTTGGTAATGTCCTTGGAAGCCGGGGGAGTGTGTTACCGTTGTTCCTGGAGCAGTTGAAACATGGTGGTCCTCTTACCGTTACCCATAAAGACATGAAGAGATATTTTATGACGATACCGGAGGCGGTATCTCTTGTGCTGCAGGCATCTGTTATCGGGAACGGAGGACAAGTTCTTGTTCTGGATATGGGTGAGCCGGTGAAGATTGTTTCCCTTGCTGAAGAGTTAATAAGGATGCATGGCATGCAGCCTTATAAAGACATTAATATAAAATTCATGGGACTAAGGCCAGGGGAGAAGCTTTTTGAAGAAATACTTACTGCAGAAGAAGGTACGACTGCCGGTAAACATGAAAGAATTTTTATCGCAAAAAATGGTGATGGGTATTCCCTGTACGATGTAGAACTGGTACTGAAAGAGTTCGAAATGGTGATAGAAGAATCATCCGGAGATATGCAGGAGAGTAAGAGACACATAAGGAGCATGCTGAAACGGTATGTGAAATATTATGAGGATGGCATGAAGGATCAGCAACCACAGCCTTCTGATCACCGGACGCAAATTGTACTGATGCAAGAAGAAAGAGAGCCACAGGTTACGCAGGTTTTCTAATAACACCGAATCTTTTTCATGAAAGCGGGTTTTGCAATCCTTCTAAACAAGCACCAAATGTACCGTTACCATGATAAGAGATGCAAGCAGGCAAAAGGCAGATAAACTATTGACTTTGAAGCGAAGGCGTTCTGTAACTGCCTGTACAGAACTGTCTTTATAAAAGATACGCAAAATACCCATCCAGCCGATTCCAAAAGTGCCGATAATAAACAATCCCAGGATAAGAGGGGCATCTGTTACTGTACCGTTTCCCATAAAACAATAAATGCAGTGATGATAAGGGAGCAGCATGAGTCTGGGTACGATGTTTTCAATAAAGGTAAAGATTACGAAAGGAATATTGATGACCCCCAGTGTGGCCTGGATATATAAGATAGTCTTTCTGGATGAGGTTGTCCATGATTGCCATTTTCCGGAAAGGGTGGTGAATAGCAAACCTATGAGGACGATATTTATCAGATAGTAAAGGATGAACAGGATGCCCTGAAAGTGACTTCCAAGGATGGCTTGGGGAATCATTGCCGAAGGCCTTAAAGGCATATCAAAGAAGGTTGCACAGCAGGAAACGGACATCAGTGGCTTCATACGAAATATATAAAGGATATCAGCAATGGCGTCGGTTAAAAGCATACCGCAGACGATAAGCAGGAAATAGAGGTTCTTCCTTACCAAGGGTGTTTCAGGGGTAGATTTATCGATGTAATATCCGAGCAGCCAGCCTCCCATGGTAAAGAAGGTTATGGGTTTGATGATTTGCAGAAAAGTTACTGTGGATGGCAGTATCTGTGTTACTCCGAACATGCACATTGCTCCGGGTATTTCAGGTACAAAACTCTGCAGCATGAAATAGAACCAAGGCCAGGCGAACATCCGTATTGAAACTGCAACGCATGCAATTAAAAAAACCAGATACCCTCTTTCTTCAAATTTACTCTTCTTCTCAAGCGTGATTTTCCGGGAGCCTGTGAGGGATTTGATTGTTTCGTATAGCAAAAATCCACCAAGCAAGACCGAGACACATGCAACAAACAGCATAATAATAGTATAAATATTGATAATCATGGTAGTAATAATATTTTTTTGACAGGATAACAGGATAAATTTTAAATTTTGTCTGTCATATATATTTTTCTAAGTCCTTGATTTTACGCTTAATTTCAACCTTTCTTTCTCCAAAATTAATAATAAGACCAACCGGTTTTCCAGTAGCAATAAGGTAATTAACCAACTGTACCTCATGTGCATTTATAATTTGTTTAACGGACTTTAGTTCTAAAATAACCGTATCGTTAACAATGTATC is part of the Candidatus Jettenia sp. AMX2 genome and harbors:
- a CDS encoding nucleoside-diphosphate sugar epimerase/dehydratase, which produces MDLRKEKELEVSKNLIYKITHPSLSKRFLFFFVSDILIIIFSLYLSFFIRFEFTMPARYRAMFFQAILLFVVVKLIVFAYFRLYKITWRYVGLHDLLNIVNAVLVSGLVLMALPAIPFFSSLNDYLPKYVAFHTRIEGFPKSIYLIDGFITLFFLFGLRISKRLFSEVVKKKSIARISKRTIILGAGNTGEMILRDMARQSFLEYEPVGFVDDDKNKLTMYVRGIKVLGTTSRLRDIILKYKIEAVIIAIPSLNYHVLKEVYNTAKNTKVNTVKIVPRIYDHHKPEINIKGLEDISIEDLLGRQSVHVDYKGIKDFLRNKTILITGAGGSIGSEITRQVCSFQPNKVILFDIDETELHTMKLKLEKMFPDFCHNQSECSDREGKGNGNERQDTLIFITGDIRDKDVVEEVFRTYKPQIVFHAAAYKHVPMMEDNPKEAVKVNMFGTYRIAETAVRHRAEKFILISTDKAVRPTSIMGATKRIAEYICKAFNMNGEQNGKNNKNTEFISVRFGNVLGSRGSVLPLFLEQLKHGGPLTVTHKDMKRYFMTIPEAVSLVLQASVIGNGGQVLVLDMGEPVKIVSLAEELIRMHGMQPYKDINIKFMGLRPGEKLFEEILTAEEGTTAGKHERIFIAKNGDGYSLYDVELVLKEFEMVIEESSGDMQESKRHIRSMLKRYVKYYEDGMKDQQPQPSDHRTQIVLMQEEREPQVTQVF